The following are encoded in a window of Fulvia fulva chromosome 7, complete sequence genomic DNA:
- a CDS encoding Nucleus export protein brr6 has protein sequence MSRRGNEGVMDFEYQNKTGPLDARSPFAQLSQNAQRNHMMGTPGGRRAMDSPQKPMPSHQSSPNKPLPPRPAAFDDATWMTPRKSNNDVNDSSGGETPKSPEHTDNDNTPDTMGRSLRSNIMGKSKTTYDGVDLSTLAGAERERGSPTKEKSRPDAARRDSWLVGKIKKIYNSPGRGEIPRGDYSHAKEMRVKKPRDLARQRSKRRRHSVSESEEDTKLATRRSPRKASSQNKHDSQEPAVEKSSRISDFFTFIGQHPTVPAILSYYAQLAFNVFLLAGCAYVIYCFWAAVQGDVDKKSHEAMIDIMAEMAVCAKNYNDNNCDPAKRVPALDTVCENWKKCMNQDPSKVGRARVSAHTFAEIFNSFVEPISWKAMIFSALLVFMGFATTNLAFGFFRDKAAQHHYPPPSYYQQPPPPTPQRGFSGEQSYYGTPWHPMHGLEPAPSQGYGRIEGRGSPVERIDLRG, from the exons ATGTCGCGACGCGGAAACGAGGGAGTCATGGACTTCGAGTACCAGAACAAAACCGGACCGCTCGATGCGCGCTCGCCTTTTGCACAGCTCAGCCAGAATGCACAACGGAATCACATGATGGGCACACCGGGAGGAAGAA GAGCGATGGACTCGCCGCAGAAACCAATGCCCAGCCATCAATCCTCGCCAAACAAACCCTTGCCACCTCGACCAGCCGCCTTCGATGATGCTACCTGGATGACTCCGCGCAAATCCAACAACGATGTCAACGACTCGAGTGGAGGGGAAACGCCCAAGAGCCCCGAACACACCGACAATGACAACACACCCGACACCATGGGCCGCAGCTTACGGAGTAACATCATGGGCAAGAGCAAGACGACATATGACGGCGTGGATCTGAGCACATTGGCGGGTGCAGAGCGCGAAAGAGGCAGCCCGACCAAGGAGAAGAGCAGACCCGATGCGGCGCGCCGAGACAGTTGGCTTGTTGGTAAAATCAAGAAGATCTACAACAGTCCCGGCCGAGGCGAGATCCCACGAGGAGACTACTCCCACGCGAAAGAGATGAGGGTGAAGAAGCCCCGCGATCTTGCGCGACAGCGGTCCAAGCGGCGACGGCATAGTGTGTCGGAGTCTGAGGAGGATACGAAGCTGGCAACGCGCAGGAGCCCACGCAAGGCGAGCAGTCAGAACAAGCACGATTCGCAAGAGCCGGCGGTGGAGAAGTCGTCGCGCATATCGGACTTCTTCACCTTCATCGGCCAACACCCGACAGTGCCCGCCATCCTCTCGTACTACGCACAACTCGCATTCAACGTCTTCCTCCTCGCCGGCTGCGCATATGTCATCTATTGCTTTTGGGCAGCAGTACAAGGCGACGTCGACAAGAAGTCTCATGAAGCGATGATCGATATTATGGCGGAAATGGCGGTATGCGCGAAGAACTACAACGACAACAACTGCGACCCTGCCAAACGAGTACCAGCTCTGGATACCGTCTGCGAGAACTGGAAAAAGTGCATGAACCAGGACCCCAGCAAAGTCGGTCGAGCCAGGGTATCCGCACACACCTTTGCAGAGATCTTCAACTCCTTCGTCGAGCCCATCAGCTGGAAGGCCATGATCTTCTCCGCATTGCTAGTGTTTATGGGCTTCGCGACTACGAATTTGGCCTTTGGCTTCTTCAGGGACAAGGCGGCGCAACATCACTACCCGCCACCCAGCTACTATCAACAGCCGCCACCACCGACCCCTCAGCGAGGCTTCAGTGGTGAGCAGTCGTACTATGGAACTCCTTGGCACCCAATGCATGGGCTGGAACCTGCGCCGAGTCAAGGGTATGGACGGATTGAGGGACGTGGGAGTCCGGTGGAGAGGATAGACCTTCG
- a CDS encoding Acyl-protein thioesterase 1, translated as MSTDPQQIPLPSVPEREDAIYKPAKNGKHSAVFIFVHGLADSAHFIQDVADQFQAANKLPHMAWVLPNARYHRETMDTAWFLIHGALPVIKPTRPEHLPDEDEEGMLETRTYLESIVEAVHASGVPLDRIVLGGFSQGCAMSLLLHLTSSKYSGKLAGVAGLLGWAPLCDGKDRLEELRKEGGLGARVESKTLVFLGRGTKDPLVPRRAWRYTQEKVKELCAEGTEVECREYEGLEHTLNGAVLRDMCVWLEKVVPPVEGE; from the exons ATGTCGACCGATCCGCAACAGATCCCGCTGCCCTCGGTGCCTGAGCGCGAAGATGCCATTTACAAGCCGGCAAAGAATGGGAAGCATTCAGCAGTCTTCATCTTTGTCCATGGCCTGGCGGATAGTGCTCATTTCATTCAAG ATGTAGCAGACCAATTCCAAGCTGCCAACAAACTCCCCCACATGGCCTGGGTTCTCCCCAACGCCCGCTATCACCGCGAAACAATGGATACAGCATGGTTTCTTATTCATGGTGCACTTCCCGTCATCAAGCCCACAAGACCTGAACACCTGCCGGACGAAGATGAGGAGGGGATGCTGGAGACGAGGACTTACCTCGAATCCATAGTTGAGGCCGTCCATGCTTCTGGCGTCCCTCTCGACCGCATCGTCCTCGGTGGTTTTAGTCAGGGCTGCGCCATGAGTCTCCTGCTCCACCTCACATCCAGTAAGTACTCCGGTAAGCTCGCTGGTGTTGCGGGACTGCTGGGCTGGGCTCCTCTCTGCGATGGGAAAGATAGACTGGAGGAACTGAGGAAAGAGGGTGGACTAGGAGCGAGGGTAGAGAGTAAGACTCTGGTGTTTCTGGGAAGGGGAACGAAAGATCCTCTGGTTCCGAGACGGGCGTGGAGGTACACGCAGGAGAAAGTCAAGGAACTGTGTGCGGAGGGCACCGAAGTGGAGTGTAGGGAGTATGAGGGTTTGGAGCATACGTTGAATGGAGCGGTGTTGAGGGATATGTGTGTTTGGTTGGAGAAAGTGGTGCCGCCGGTTGAGGGGGAGTGA
- a CDS encoding 26S proteasome regulatory subunit 8: MALDTFFHNKIESMKLEIIQGQAVLRRLEAQRNEYNSRVRLLREELGLLQQPGSYVGEVVQVMSTKKVLVKVHPEGKYVVDVADNIDISKLTAGKRVTLLSDSYKLSSLLPSSVDPLVSLMMVEKVPDSTYDMIGGLDEQIKQIKEVIELGLKHPELFESLGIAQPKGVLLYGPPGTGKTLLARAVAHHTDCKFIRVSGSELVQKYIGEGSRMVRELFVMAREHAPSIIFMDEIDSIGSSRVEGSSGGDSEVQRTMLELLNQLDGFEPTKNIKVIMATNRLDILDPALLRPGRIDRKIEFPPPSTEARADILRIHSRSMNLTRGINLMKIAEKMNSCSGAELKGVCTEAGMYALRERRVHVTQEDFDLATAKVLNRHDDKETSLAKLWK, translated from the exons ATGGCGCTCGACACGTTCTTCCACAACAAGATCGAGAGCATGAAGCTCGAGATCATCCAGGGCCAAGCAGTATTACGACGACTGGAAGCACAGCGAAACGAGTACAACAGCCGAGTGCGCCTGCTACGGGAAGAGCTGGGTCTGCTCCAGCAGCCAGGAAGCTATGTTGGCGAGGTGGTCCAGGTGATGAGCACCAAGAAGGTCCTGGTGAAGGTGCATCCCGAAGGCAAATATG TTGTCGACGTGGCGGATAACATCGACATTTCGAAACTCACAGCCGGCAAACGTGTCACTCTCCTCTCCGACAGCTACAAGCTCTCATCGCTCCTTCCATCCTCCGTCGACCCGCTCGTATCGCTGATGATGGTGGAGAAGGTACCCGACAGCACATACGACATGATCGGTGGACTGGATGAGCAGATTAAGCAGATCAAGGAAGTCATCGAGCTGGGCCTCAAACACCCCGAactattcgagtcgctcggTATTGCGCAGCCGAAGGGTGTCCTTCTATACGGCCCGCCAGGTACCGGAAAGACTCTCCTCGCAAGAGCAGTAGCGCATCACACAGACTGCAAGTTCATCCGTGTCTCTGGTTCAGAATTGGTGCAGAAGTACATTGGTGAGGGATCGCGCATGGTGAGAGAGCTGTTCGTTATGGCACGAGAGCATGCACCTTCGATCATCTTCATGGACGAGATTGACTCTATCGGTTCGTCTCGTGTCGAGGGGTCTTCGGGAGGTGATTCGGAAGTGCAGCGCACTATGTTGGAACTGCTCAACCAGCTGGACGGCTTCGAGCCAACCAAGAATATCAAGGTCATCATGGCCACCAACAGACTCGACATTCTCGATCCCGCCCTTCTACGACCCGGACGAATCGACCGAAAGATCGAATTCCCACCGCCATCGACCGAAGCACGAGCCGACATTCTCCGCATCCACTCCCGAAGCATGAACCTGACAAGAGGCATCAACTTGATGAAGATCGCGGAGAAGATGAACAGCTGTTCCGGCGCTGAGCTGAAGGGTGTGTGCACAGAAGCTGGCATGTACGCGCTGAGAGAGCGCAGAGTGCACGTTACACAGGAGGACTTCGATCTGGCAACGGCCAAGGTGCTGAACAGGCATGACGACAAGGAGACGAGCTTGGCCAAGCTGTGGAAGTAG